Below is a window of Agathobacter rectalis ATCC 33656 DNA.
GAGCCATCTCATGAACTGTATCATGGATTGCATCGAGGTTATTCTTCTTAGCACATTTAGCAAGGTCAGTCTTTCCTGCTGTAGCACCGAACTCACAGTCAACTCTCCAAGCGAGGTTGTCCTTTGTAGTAGCCTTCATGTTAGGCTCAAGGTCCTCACCGAGCATCTCTGCAAACTTAGCTGCATGCTCAGCCTCTTCGTAAGCTGCCTTCTCCCAGTAGAGACCAATCTCAGGATATCCCTCACGATGAGCTACACGAGCCATGCAAAGATACATACCTACCTCAGAGCACTCGCCCTCGAAGTTAGCCTTTAACTGCTCGAAGATGTATTTCTTATCTTCATCAGAGATTTCAGGATTGTTCTTAACAGTTGAAGCGTATACTCCAAACTCATGCTCTGCAGCAAGTGTTAAATCTCCCTCAACCTTCTTGAATTTATCTGCGCCAACGTGGCATACCGGACACTCTGCCGGTGGATTCTCTCCCTCATAAACGTATCCACAAACTGTACAAACCCATTTTGCCATAATAATGTTCCTCCTTTTAAAGATAGTAAATAAATGTTTAATTGTTGTAAAAATTGTCAGGCTCTAGGAAAGCTCATTCTTGCAATCCGGGCAAAGTCCCGTAAACGAAACTGAGCAGCTCTCAATGGCTAAATCAGTGGATTCCTGCACCTGTGTCATCAGCTCATCGGCGAAGTCCAAATCGATATCCATCACGCGTCCGCAGCCTCTGCATATAAAGTGATAATGAGGCGCTGTGTTGTAATCGTAATGGTCAGGACCGACTCCGGTCGAAATCTTGATGATCTCACCAATTTCCTCAAGCAAGGAAAGGTTTCTGTAAACAGTTCCAAGACTGATGTTTGGAAATTCTTTTTTGATATTCTGATAGATAGTTTCAGCAGTCGGATGATCGGTCCGGCTCGCCAGAAAGTTGACTATCGACTCTCTTTGACGACTATACTTAATCATATGAATCTCCTTTTTAATGAAATCAGGAATTGTTACTGATATCAATATACATGATAGTACTATAATTGTCAAGAGGAAAATAAGAATAATTCCTATTTTATTTTCACAAGATGGCTCGAATAGCTATAAATCAAGTATAAATTAATAATACACATAATATCACTGCTCCACTCATAGAATAGTACAAAACGCGCAGGCGGGTAAATAAGCATGAAGAGATTCGTTACATACCTGTATTTATATGATGGCAGAATAAAAGGAAATAATGCAGGCTTTATAAAAGTAGAAATAAACGGAGAAAAAAGTGCATTTCTCGTACAGATAAAAAATCTCGGAAAATACTCTGGAAAAGGAAAAGTGTATCTGGTATATGAAGCGGAAGAATCCATAGAGGCAGGAGAGCTTACGGTAAAAAACGGTGAAGCGCGAGAGATATATAATGTAGATACCGAAAACGTAAAGGACAGTGGAAAGACATTTTTGCAGGTGCTCGGTGTAAAAATAGAACTGGAAAATGCAGATGAAAAATTTCTGGCAAGTTGCTGGACGGATAACACGGAAGCAGTAATAGGAAAACCACTCAAGGTACAAGCAGAG
It encodes the following:
- a CDS encoding Fur family transcriptional regulator, whose amino-acid sequence is MIKYSRQRESIVNFLASRTDHPTAETIYQNIKKEFPNISLGTVYRNLSLLEEIGEIIKISTGVGPDHYDYNTAPHYHFICRGCGRVMDIDLDFADELMTQVQESTDLAIESCSVSFTGLCPDCKNELS
- a CDS encoding NADH peroxidase, with translation MAKWVCTVCGYVYEGENPPAECPVCHVGADKFKKVEGDLTLAAEHEFGVYASTVKNNPEISDEDKKYIFEQLKANFEGECSEVGMYLCMARVAHREGYPEIGLYWEKAAYEEAEHAAKFAEMLGEDLEPNMKATTKDNLAWRVDCEFGATAGKTDLAKCAKKNNLDAIHDTVHEMARDEARHGRALKGLLDRYFG
- a CDS encoding DUF6128 domain-containing protein, encoding MKRFVTYLYLYDGRIKGNNAGFIKVEINGEKSAFLVQIKNLGKYSGKGKVYLVYEAEESIEAGELTVKNGEAREIYNVDTENVKDSGKTFLQVLGVKIELENADEKFLASCWTDNTEAVIGKPLKVQAELSNKRNPVSTPKPEPGCQKEVHSQNVDDSQDKIRRIDISELRTLPAKNWYIVNNSFLTHGYANYKHLVIKTDTDGRQYLGVPGVSEPQERMMAGIFGFTEFEPAAPANAADVDSGVFGYWFCPL